In a single window of the Streptomyces sp. NBC_00285 genome:
- a CDS encoding response regulator transcription factor: protein MRILLVEDDEHVADALCAALRQQGHDIVSAPTAAKALASLDGCELVLLDLGLPDLDGIEVCKRMRARTSVPIIVLTARTDEIDKVLGLHAGADDYVVKPYSVHELRARMEAVTRRSCRCGVGPGGHDPSCGASAQEVVTAGPLSLDLRSRDVTLDGLPVQLTRKEFELLAMLIEQPDTVHTREAIISRVWDENWFGSTRTLDVHIGALRQKLGSYEWIETTRGVGFRLGTPPTA from the coding sequence ATGCGTATTCTGCTGGTCGAGGACGACGAGCATGTGGCCGATGCACTGTGCGCGGCGCTGCGCCAGCAAGGGCACGACATCGTTTCCGCGCCAACGGCGGCCAAAGCGCTGGCCAGCCTGGACGGCTGTGAATTGGTTCTCCTCGACCTGGGTCTGCCGGACCTGGACGGTATCGAGGTGTGCAAGCGGATGCGGGCCCGGACCTCGGTGCCGATCATCGTGCTCACCGCCAGGACCGATGAGATCGACAAGGTGCTTGGCCTCCACGCCGGAGCCGACGACTACGTTGTCAAGCCGTACTCCGTCCACGAGCTGCGGGCGCGGATGGAGGCGGTGACGCGCCGGTCCTGCCGCTGCGGGGTGGGTCCGGGGGGCCACGACCCGTCGTGCGGCGCCAGCGCCCAGGAGGTCGTGACTGCCGGCCCCCTCTCCCTGGATCTCCGCAGCCGGGACGTCACCCTGGATGGCCTGCCGGTCCAACTCACCCGCAAGGAGTTCGAGTTACTCGCGATGCTGATAGAGCAGCCGGACACCGTCCACACCCGGGAGGCCATCATCTCCCGGGTGTGGGACGAGAACTGGTTCGGATCGACGCGCACCCTGGACGTCCATATCGGGGCGCTGCGCCAGAAACTCGGATCGTACGAGTGGATCGAGACGACGCGCGGCGTCGGATTCCGCCTCGGCACCCCTCCTACCGCTTAG
- a CDS encoding alpha/beta fold hydrolase — protein sequence MATAVSELGAIHDIELPEGVIRYHETGTGPPIVFVHGIIANADVWRGVVARLSDRYRCITPDWPLGGHTAPMRPGADFTLFGLADLVQRTITALGLEAPALVGNDTGGAICQAVAARHPERIGSLVLTPCDAFDNFLPLPIRHLQVFGRTPAGLKILAESMRLRTIQRLPIAFGLLTRRPIPADIMASYTGPLREHPTTRQDFARLVRAISTTFTKEAAEGLRTFPHPALIAWARQNFFPLAHGERLAGLIPDARLRIIEDSGPFVTEDQPDETATLIDEFLLGKPSQ from the coding sequence ATGGCCACCGCAGTCTCCGAACTGGGCGCCATCCACGACATCGAACTCCCCGAGGGAGTGATCCGCTACCACGAGACCGGCACAGGGCCGCCCATCGTGTTCGTGCACGGCATCATCGCCAACGCCGACGTCTGGCGTGGCGTTGTCGCGCGGTTGAGTGACCGCTACCGGTGCATCACCCCGGACTGGCCGCTGGGCGGGCACACCGCACCCATGCGTCCGGGCGCCGACTTCACCCTGTTCGGCCTCGCCGACCTCGTCCAGCGCACCATCACGGCGCTCGGCCTGGAGGCGCCCGCCCTGGTCGGCAACGACACCGGCGGCGCCATCTGCCAGGCCGTGGCCGCGCGCCACCCCGAAAGGATCGGGTCCCTGGTCCTCACCCCCTGCGACGCCTTCGACAACTTCCTGCCGCTGCCCATCCGCCACCTGCAGGTGTTCGGCCGCACCCCCGCCGGACTCAAGATCCTCGCCGAGTCGATGCGGCTGCGCACCATCCAACGGTTACCCATCGCCTTCGGCCTGCTCACCCGTCGCCCCATCCCCGCCGACATCATGGCCAGTTACACCGGCCCGCTCCGCGAACACCCCACCACCCGGCAAGACTTCGCCCGCCTGGTAAGGGCCATCTCCACCACCTTCACCAAGGAAGCAGCCGAGGGCCTGCGGACCTTCCCCCACCCCGCCCTCATCGCCTGGGCCCGCCAGAACTTCTTCCCCCTCGCCCACGGCGAACGGCTCGCAGGCCTCATCCCCGACGCCCGGCTGCGCATCATCGAGGACTCGGGCCCCTTCGTCACTGAGGACCAGCCCGACGAGACCGCGACCCTCATCGACGAATTCCTCCTCGGCAAGCCCTCGCAATGA
- a CDS encoding molybdopterin-dependent oxidoreductase yields the protein MVTWQHGAAAALVGVGTAEILAALWQTGSPVDAAGKLVVDTGPRPVVERTVKYLRSADKPTIRALVAGTAVGAGAVLGRADRSLPRDLAVTAAGAAGATLALRRRGAADADGGLQSARALTAAAAGGLATLLALSMPARGAPALALVGGSALTAAFRARKRQLSRHDAVRRAGELKVARPLPPPRDGAESWAGVSPLMTPAEDFYVTDVAMRPPLVDPDTWQLDITGACASPLRLSYAQLLARDLVEFDAVLSCVHNRLGWGRLGNQRWTGLPLRDLIDEAVPHAAAGFLVTCATDGWECTLPLDLVRTLNAYVVVGMAGRPLSAAHGFPARVFVPGIYGQFTGAKWLTELRLTEHPNQDYWLPRGWPREPVPVRPTVRIDTPAAGRLPSAPVVCAGVAWAPPHGVEAVEVRVDGGPWQSAELAAELAPTAWRRWRVPLSPPPGPHTIQARCAGRGGALQSPVPRDPFPTGASGYHTVAVTTTA from the coding sequence ATGGTTACGTGGCAGCACGGTGCGGCCGCCGCACTGGTCGGGGTGGGAACGGCTGAAATCCTTGCGGCGCTGTGGCAGACCGGGTCTCCGGTGGACGCCGCGGGCAAGCTCGTCGTGGACACCGGTCCCCGGCCCGTGGTCGAACGCACTGTCAAGTACTTGCGCTCTGCGGACAAGCCGACGATCCGGGCGTTGGTCGCCGGCACGGCGGTCGGGGCCGGTGCGGTACTCGGCCGGGCCGACCGCAGCCTCCCCAGGGATCTGGCGGTCACCGCTGCGGGTGCTGCGGGCGCGACCCTCGCCCTGCGGCGGCGCGGTGCCGCGGACGCCGACGGCGGCCTCCAGTCGGCCCGGGCACTGACCGCGGCTGCGGCAGGGGGCCTGGCCACGCTGCTGGCACTGTCCATGCCCGCACGCGGCGCGCCCGCCCTCGCGCTGGTGGGCGGCAGCGCACTGACGGCGGCCTTCCGGGCCCGAAAGCGGCAGTTGTCCCGGCACGACGCCGTCCGGCGAGCCGGTGAGCTGAAGGTGGCGCGCCCGCTGCCGCCCCCGCGCGACGGCGCCGAATCCTGGGCCGGGGTAAGCCCGCTGATGACCCCGGCCGAGGACTTCTACGTCACCGATGTCGCCATGCGGCCGCCGCTGGTCGACCCGGACACCTGGCAGTTGGACATCACCGGCGCATGCGCCTCGCCCCTGCGGTTGTCGTACGCGCAGTTGCTGGCCCGGGATCTGGTCGAGTTCGATGCGGTGCTTTCCTGCGTCCACAACCGCCTGGGCTGGGGCCGGTTGGGCAACCAGCGCTGGACCGGGCTCCCGCTGCGCGACCTGATCGACGAGGCCGTACCGCACGCCGCCGCGGGCTTCCTGGTGACCTGCGCCACCGACGGCTGGGAGTGCACCCTGCCACTGGACCTGGTGCGCACACTGAACGCCTATGTGGTCGTCGGCATGGCCGGACGCCCACTCAGTGCCGCGCACGGCTTTCCCGCCCGGGTGTTCGTGCCCGGCATCTACGGGCAGTTCACCGGCGCCAAATGGCTGACCGAACTGCGCCTGACCGAGCACCCGAACCAGGACTACTGGCTCCCGCGCGGATGGCCGCGCGAGCCGGTGCCGGTGCGCCCCACGGTGCGTATCGACACACCGGCCGCAGGCCGCCTGCCGAGCGCTCCGGTGGTGTGTGCCGGGGTGGCCTGGGCACCCCCGCACGGGGTCGAGGCGGTCGAGGTGAGGGTCGACGGCGGCCCGTGGCAGTCGGCCGAACTCGCGGCCGAACTCGCCCCCACGGCCTGGCGTCGCTGGCGTGTGCCGCTCTCCCCGCCTCCGGGCCCCCACACGATCCAGGCCCGCTGCGCAGGACGGGGCGGAGCGCTCCAGAGCCCGGTTCCCCGCGACCCGTTCCCGACCGGCGCTTCCGGATATCACACGGTCGCCGTTACTACGACGGCGTGA
- a CDS encoding glycosyltransferase — MSRYLVYTAPGSGHIYPLIPTLSELRRRGHEIVVYAEESGLDTLRRQGFEAAAIHPEIERREDDTWKARTPIGALRRSVAMYSDRARYEVTDLQEAVRKWQPDVIALDNNCWGAAAAAQASGLPWAQIATFLLPLTTRDAPPFGLGLKPPTSWLGRLRDDILRQSAVPLFDISLPPINKLRRGLGIPRVKHVPDLYMTAPLILSYTAEPLEYPRTQLPASVRMVGPSSWDPAADEAEPEWLAAIERPIVLVTVSTVFQDDAKLIQTALDALADEPYDVVVTTASTDPGTFRGPANAHLHRFVPHSLVLRRSVCVVSHGGMGITQKSLLAGVPVCIVPFGRDQLEVARRVEVAGAGTRLPAGRLNARRLRDAVREAVTKKAAAEHVATRLRSAGGADQAATELEGLLAGPVAGSSSIAGRTEIGPSGD, encoded by the coding sequence ATGAGCCGCTATCTCGTCTACACCGCCCCCGGAAGCGGACACATCTACCCGCTGATCCCCACCCTGTCCGAACTGCGGCGGCGAGGCCATGAAATCGTCGTCTACGCGGAGGAGTCGGGCCTGGACACCCTGCGTCGACAGGGATTCGAGGCGGCAGCGATCCACCCGGAGATCGAGCGTCGCGAGGACGACACCTGGAAGGCGCGCACTCCCATCGGCGCGCTGCGACGCTCGGTGGCGATGTACTCCGACCGGGCCCGGTACGAGGTCACCGACCTCCAGGAGGCCGTACGGAAGTGGCAGCCGGACGTGATCGCGCTGGACAACAACTGCTGGGGGGCAGCCGCGGCCGCGCAAGCGTCCGGGCTCCCTTGGGCGCAGATCGCCACTTTCCTGCTGCCGCTGACCACCAGGGACGCGCCGCCGTTCGGACTGGGCCTCAAGCCGCCGACCAGTTGGCTGGGCCGACTGCGCGACGACATACTCCGGCAGAGCGCCGTCCCGCTGTTCGACATCTCGCTGCCGCCGATAAACAAGTTGCGGCGCGGCTTGGGCATCCCGCGGGTCAAGCACGTGCCGGACCTCTACATGACGGCTCCTCTCATCCTGTCCTACACCGCGGAGCCGCTGGAGTACCCCAGGACCCAACTGCCCGCGTCGGTAAGGATGGTCGGGCCCAGCAGCTGGGATCCCGCCGCGGACGAGGCGGAGCCGGAGTGGCTCGCTGCGATCGAGCGGCCGATCGTCCTTGTGACGGTCTCAACTGTGTTCCAGGACGACGCGAAACTCATCCAGACCGCCCTCGACGCGCTCGCCGACGAGCCCTACGACGTCGTCGTCACCACCGCCTCCACCGACCCCGGCACCTTCCGCGGTCCGGCCAATGCCCATCTCCACCGGTTCGTTCCGCACAGCCTGGTCCTGCGGCGGTCCGTCTGTGTGGTGTCCCACGGCGGCATGGGGATCACCCAGAAGTCGCTCCTGGCCGGTGTCCCGGTGTGCATCGTGCCCTTCGGCCGCGACCAGTTGGAGGTCGCGCGCCGAGTCGAGGTCGCGGGCGCCGGTACACGGCTGCCCGCGGGGCGGCTGAACGCGCGCCGACTGCGTGACGCGGTACGCGAGGCGGTGACGAAGAAGGCCGCGGCCGAACATGTCGCGACTCGGCTGCGGAGTGCCGGCGGCGCCGACCAGGCCGCCACTGAGCTGGAGGGACTGCTCGCCGGTCCGGTGGCCGGTTCGTCCTCAATCGCCGGACGGACCGAAATCGGCCCGTCCGGCGATTGA
- a CDS encoding acyl-CoA dehydrogenase family protein: MMYLENERAVLEDLLPGLDDALTSSPMQTWESPHNPGLKEFRKAGGPALLVPAEHGGKGADLLTAVRVQRAVGSRSPSLAVATTMHHFSVASLVETAAHSDGMEWMLLAAIAKDNLLLASAFAEGRTGQGILNPSITARVDGDKVWLTGTKKPCSLSRSMDLLTASVALPDADGTPRLAVAVVPATAPGLEVRPFWNSPVLGGAESDEVVLSDVEVPADLLVRTDVTADGELDRLNTVGFLWFEALMTASYLGAASSLVERTLANTRIAPATRAQAVTAVEGVVLMLEGLAAGAATGPVDDGTLARALVCRYAAQDAISRVLELCVEALGGMAFISSGDIAYLHSACRALAFHPPARARMSEPLVEYFGGSPLRIPA, from the coding sequence ATGATGTATCTGGAAAATGAACGTGCCGTCCTCGAAGACCTTCTTCCCGGGCTCGATGACGCCCTGACCTCCTCCCCGATGCAGACCTGGGAATCACCGCACAATCCAGGGCTGAAGGAATTCCGCAAAGCCGGCGGCCCCGCCCTGCTGGTGCCGGCCGAACACGGCGGTAAGGGCGCCGACCTGCTCACCGCGGTGCGTGTGCAGCGCGCGGTGGGCTCAAGGTCCCCGTCCCTGGCGGTCGCCACCACCATGCACCACTTCTCGGTGGCTTCCCTGGTGGAGACCGCGGCCCACAGCGACGGCATGGAGTGGATGCTGCTGGCGGCGATCGCAAAGGACAACCTGCTGCTCGCCTCCGCCTTCGCCGAGGGCCGCACCGGCCAGGGCATCCTCAACCCCTCGATCACCGCACGGGTCGACGGGGACAAGGTGTGGCTGACCGGCACGAAGAAACCGTGCAGTCTCTCCAGGTCAATGGACCTGCTCACCGCGTCCGTCGCCCTACCCGACGCGGACGGAACACCGCGGCTGGCCGTCGCCGTCGTCCCGGCCACCGCACCCGGCCTGGAAGTGCGGCCGTTCTGGAACAGCCCGGTGCTGGGCGGCGCGGAGAGCGACGAGGTCGTGCTGTCCGACGTGGAAGTGCCCGCCGACCTGCTGGTGCGTACCGACGTCACCGCCGACGGCGAGCTCGACCGCCTCAACACAGTCGGGTTCCTGTGGTTCGAGGCTCTCATGACCGCCAGTTACCTCGGCGCCGCCTCGTCCCTGGTGGAGCGCACCCTGGCCAACACCCGGATCGCCCCGGCAACCCGGGCACAGGCGGTCACCGCCGTGGAAGGCGTCGTCCTGATGCTGGAAGGGCTGGCCGCGGGTGCGGCCACTGGGCCGGTCGACGACGGAACGCTCGCCCGGGCCCTGGTCTGCCGCTACGCCGCCCAGGACGCCATCAGCCGCGTACTGGAACTGTGCGTCGAGGCACTGGGCGGGATGGCCTTCATCTCCTCCGGTGACATCGCCTACCTGCACTCGGCCTGCCGCGCCCTGGCCTTCCACCCGCCGGCACGTGCCCGGATGTCCGAGCCGCTGGTCGAGTACTTCGGGGGCAGTCCGCTGCGCATCCCCGCCTGA
- a CDS encoding sensor histidine kinase, with amino-acid sequence MRRRLLITYLTLTALLLLATEIPLGISLAMNTYHHLVIRQVSDTFVLASAAAADANNPEPEQAWANRAAAYSRDHDTVVLLFDAKGKQIRSTRPGTLVDNDEWEDVLEKALAGRSTVPLDYSFNVRARPLFVAEPVLQHGKPAGAVATIAPTSSLRSEVTEDFLLLLGAGLIGLLASALVAIPLVRWSLGPARKLHETVRKIAQGQYSVRAPAHRGPVELRDLAEAVNAMTDRLVSVLEAQRSFVDDASHQMRNPLTALRVRVEALEAVVPQEGRKDLVVAITEADRLSRILDELLALANASAAGTGTITVEVRSVVESRAQAWSDRAEEAGVTIAVQGRPVAAVCLPGALDQVLDVLLDNAISFSRPDGRVTIRTRSDDTWVYVEVEDEGPGMTGGDKDRAADRFWRGRQPAGRSGSGLGLAIAKALLTAGEARLELEDAAPHGLIARAVLPRVVPAAALRDAAEARPGAART; translated from the coding sequence GTGCGCCGCCGTCTGCTGATCACGTACCTGACGCTCACCGCGCTGCTCCTGCTGGCCACGGAAATTCCTCTCGGCATCAGCCTGGCCATGAACACCTATCACCATCTGGTGATCCGCCAGGTCTCGGACACCTTCGTGCTTGCCTCCGCCGCCGCAGCCGACGCGAACAATCCGGAGCCCGAACAGGCCTGGGCCAACAGGGCCGCTGCCTACAGCCGCGACCACGACACCGTGGTCCTTCTGTTCGACGCCAAGGGGAAGCAGATCCGCAGCACACGCCCGGGCACCCTGGTGGACAACGACGAGTGGGAGGACGTACTGGAGAAGGCGCTCGCCGGACGGAGCACGGTCCCATTGGACTACTCCTTCAACGTCAGGGCCCGGCCCCTCTTCGTAGCGGAACCGGTCCTTCAGCACGGGAAACCAGCCGGAGCGGTGGCGACGATCGCTCCCACCTCGTCCCTGCGCTCGGAGGTGACAGAAGACTTCTTACTGCTCCTGGGAGCAGGCCTGATAGGGCTGTTGGCCTCCGCTCTGGTGGCCATACCCCTCGTACGGTGGAGCCTCGGTCCGGCCCGGAAGCTGCACGAGACGGTTCGGAAGATCGCCCAGGGCCAGTACTCGGTACGCGCTCCGGCCCACCGCGGCCCGGTCGAACTGCGTGACCTGGCCGAAGCCGTCAACGCGATGACGGACCGACTGGTCTCGGTCCTGGAAGCCCAGCGCAGCTTCGTGGACGACGCGTCCCACCAGATGCGCAATCCGCTGACCGCACTTCGGGTACGGGTGGAGGCACTGGAAGCGGTCGTCCCTCAGGAGGGGCGGAAGGACCTGGTGGTGGCCATCACCGAGGCGGACCGGCTCAGCCGGATCCTCGACGAACTCCTAGCCCTGGCCAACGCCTCGGCCGCAGGCACCGGGACCATCACGGTCGAGGTCCGCTCGGTGGTGGAATCCCGCGCCCAGGCCTGGAGCGACCGGGCGGAGGAGGCCGGTGTCACCATCGCGGTCCAGGGCCGCCCGGTTGCCGCGGTCTGCCTGCCCGGCGCCCTGGACCAGGTGCTTGACGTCCTCCTCGACAACGCCATCAGTTTCTCCCGGCCTGACGGCCGGGTGACCATCCGGACCCGCTCCGACGACACCTGGGTGTACGTGGAGGTCGAGGACGAAGGCCCCGGTATGACGGGCGGTGACAAGGACCGGGCGGCCGACCGCTTCTGGCGCGGACGCCAGCCCGCCGGCAGAAGCGGCTCCGGCCTCGGCCTGGCCATCGCCAAAGCCCTGCTCACCGCCGGCGAAGCCAGGCTCGAACTCGAGGACGCCGCACCGCACGGCCTGATCGCGCGGGCGGTCCTGCCCCGGGTCGTGCCGGCGGCGGCGCTGCGCGATGCCGCCGAGGCTAGGCCCGGCGCCGCGAGGACGTAG
- a CDS encoding SRPBCC family protein, producing MRQPTIVGSIEIAASPTTIYGLITDLSRWDRFVVETRVPARAVPDSLAPGTTFRAWNRNGLWRWRTTTKVLQAVPPRSLAFEVTSFGRPVATWRYDIVPTARGSRVTESTRDLRGRTMCLVSVAATGVVDRPARNQRNIERTLAQLKAEAEKPA from the coding sequence ATGCGCCAGCCGACCATCGTGGGAAGCATCGAGATCGCTGCCAGCCCGACCACGATCTACGGCCTCATCACGGATCTCTCGCGCTGGGACCGGTTCGTCGTCGAGACCCGCGTTCCCGCCCGGGCCGTCCCTGACAGCCTTGCCCCTGGTACGACGTTCCGTGCCTGGAACCGGAACGGCCTGTGGCGCTGGCGCACGACCACCAAGGTGCTGCAGGCCGTGCCGCCCCGGAGTCTCGCCTTCGAGGTCACGTCATTCGGCAGGCCGGTGGCCACCTGGCGTTACGACATCGTGCCCACTGCTCGCGGCAGCCGGGTCACCGAGAGCACCCGCGACCTGCGCGGCAGGACCATGTGCCTGGTGTCCGTAGCGGCGACCGGGGTGGTCGACCGCCCCGCCCGCAACCAGCGCAACATCGAACGTACCCTGGCCCAGCTCAAGGCCGAGGCCGAGAAGCCGGCATAG
- a CDS encoding MFS transporter, which yields MVDHTDNKTVPPDHQRTPFARPNKWWMLGAVSVATFMLLLDVTVVNVALPDMQKSLGASFFDLQWVVDSYALTLAVFLLAAGTLADQLGRKRVFVIGLGIFTVASLLCGVASSPLTLNLARAVEGIGGAVMYAVSPALIANDFHGKQRGIAFGISGGVTGLAVAVGPLLGGALTAVSWRWIFLLNVPIGLVVALVMVTRAAESRDPERKRIDWPGLALFSTALALLVFGLIRGESQGWTHPLIIGLFVGAAVLMAAFVAVERVRPDPMLDLALFRNRSFNGLSIATLAANAALNVAILFQVLYMQYVLGFSAYGTGVRYLPLTVAVFIAAAVAGTYSTRIPARLLVGVGCVALGMGLLATDGLDAKSTWTDLLPGMLLAGFGAGVFNPVRAAAAVALVPLRRAGMSSGISETFQQGGVALGVAALGSVAHSQTKENFAAAISASGELTGRQASELAQMVSAGRLTEVAGTVPAAQRALVAQTANDAFIAGLDIVMRVGGIVAIAGGIIGFVLMRQRDFPEESPAPGAEQPAERAPAR from the coding sequence ATGGTCGACCACACCGACAACAAGACAGTCCCCCCGGATCACCAGCGGACACCGTTCGCGCGTCCCAACAAGTGGTGGATGCTCGGTGCCGTCTCGGTGGCGACGTTCATGCTGCTGCTCGATGTCACCGTCGTCAACGTGGCGCTCCCCGACATGCAGAAATCCCTGGGAGCGAGCTTCTTCGACCTCCAATGGGTCGTCGACTCCTACGCGTTGACCCTCGCGGTGTTCCTGCTGGCCGCCGGGACCCTGGCCGACCAACTCGGCCGCAAGCGCGTCTTCGTCATCGGCCTGGGCATCTTCACCGTGGCGTCACTGCTGTGCGGAGTGGCGTCCAGCCCGCTGACGCTCAATCTCGCCCGGGCCGTCGAAGGCATCGGCGGGGCCGTCATGTACGCGGTGTCGCCCGCGCTGATCGCCAACGACTTCCACGGCAAGCAGCGCGGCATCGCCTTCGGCATCTCCGGAGGCGTCACCGGCCTCGCCGTCGCGGTCGGCCCGCTGCTCGGCGGCGCGCTGACGGCCGTCAGCTGGCGGTGGATCTTCCTGCTGAACGTGCCGATCGGCCTCGTGGTGGCGCTGGTCATGGTCACCCGTGCCGCCGAATCCCGCGACCCGGAGCGCAAGCGGATCGACTGGCCCGGCCTCGCGCTGTTCTCGACCGCGCTCGCGCTACTGGTCTTCGGGCTCATCCGTGGCGAGTCGCAGGGCTGGACGCACCCGCTGATCATCGGTCTGTTCGTCGGCGCCGCCGTCCTGATGGCCGCCTTCGTGGCGGTGGAGCGGGTACGGCCCGATCCGATGCTCGACCTGGCCCTGTTCCGCAACCGGTCCTTCAACGGACTGTCCATCGCGACGCTCGCCGCGAACGCGGCACTCAACGTGGCCATCCTCTTCCAGGTCCTGTACATGCAGTATGTCCTGGGGTTCTCGGCCTACGGCACCGGGGTCCGCTATCTGCCGCTCACCGTCGCGGTGTTCATCGCGGCGGCCGTGGCGGGTACGTACTCGACCCGAATTCCCGCCCGGCTGCTGGTCGGGGTCGGATGCGTGGCTCTGGGCATGGGGCTGCTCGCAACCGACGGCCTCGACGCGAAGTCCACCTGGACCGATCTGCTGCCCGGCATGCTGCTCGCCGGTTTCGGCGCGGGTGTGTTCAACCCGGTACGTGCCGCTGCGGCCGTCGCCCTCGTCCCGCTGCGCAGGGCGGGGATGTCCTCCGGCATCAGTGAGACCTTCCAGCAGGGCGGAGTCGCGCTGGGCGTCGCGGCACTCGGCTCCGTGGCGCACAGCCAGACGAAGGAGAACTTCGCCGCGGCGATCAGCGCCTCGGGCGAGCTCACCGGCCGCCAGGCGAGCGAACTCGCGCAGATGGTCTCCGCGGGCAGGCTGACCGAGGTGGCCGGCACCGTGCCGGCCGCCCAGCGCGCCCTCGTCGCCCAGACCGCGAACGACGCCTTCATCGCGGGACTCGACATCGTCATGCGGGTCGGCGGGATCGTCGCGATCGCCGGCGGGATCATCGGCTTCGTCCTCATGCGGCAACGCGACTTCCCCGAGGAGTCCCCGGCGCCCGGTGCCGAGCAGCCCGCCGAGCGGGCCCCCGCACGCTGA
- a CDS encoding TetR/AcrR family transcriptional regulator translates to MASTANTGSPVLDEAVLAATAQVLAEHGWHDFTLERVAEASGISRVTLYRRGITKDVLVDALVVGAAQAWQAAIWPAMTAPGSGADRLLHAMRAACAVVEEHLRLLTGLSTVPDPVFHLGESDRTGRSTRDVYVAPFRRLLQDGQADGSVQPHLDAEETATLLFNVITRTYLHMRAGHAWPPDRAADSLLDLITPGLLTSTADGDTATTTAADPTAETKE, encoded by the coding sequence GTGGCAAGCACGGCGAACACCGGGAGTCCGGTCCTGGACGAGGCGGTCCTCGCCGCCACCGCACAGGTCCTGGCCGAGCACGGCTGGCACGACTTCACCCTGGAACGCGTGGCGGAAGCCTCGGGGATCTCCCGGGTGACGCTCTACCGGCGCGGCATCACCAAGGACGTACTGGTCGACGCCCTTGTGGTGGGCGCCGCACAGGCCTGGCAGGCCGCCATCTGGCCGGCCATGACCGCACCGGGCAGCGGCGCGGACCGGCTGCTGCACGCGATGCGCGCGGCCTGCGCCGTGGTGGAGGAACACCTGCGGCTGCTCACCGGACTGTCCACCGTGCCGGACCCGGTCTTCCACCTCGGCGAAAGCGACCGTACGGGCCGCTCCACCCGGGACGTCTACGTGGCCCCGTTCCGCCGGCTGCTCCAGGACGGCCAGGCCGACGGCAGCGTGCAGCCGCACCTCGACGCCGAGGAGACCGCGACGCTGCTGTTCAACGTGATCACCAGGACCTACCTGCACATGCGCGCCGGCCACGCGTGGCCGCCGGACCGGGCCGCCGACTCCCTGCTGGACCTGATCACCCCCGGGCTCCTGACCAGCACCGCGGACGGGGACACCGCCACAACCACCGCCGCAGATCCCACCGCAGAGACCAAGGAGTAG
- a CDS encoding SDR family oxidoreductase, which translates to MSASRPTVLLTGASGVLGTALLAELPSSCHVTALVHTCPCPIADDQLTGDLTAPGLGLDRETYQALARQVDAVVHCAAVTDFTRGPEATHATNEAGTRAVAEFAADAGATLYHVSTAFVARHELTRSRLGRDIGEASARPEDYLDSKRAGEQVVRDSGIPAVIIRPSIVIGDSRTGQISAFQGLHNILQMLLRGLMPLVPLPATSLIDFVPQDLVARTISALIAEERQDGEVWVTAGPQALRAEQVMDVVADTCAELGLIRKMPRFVGTDMVDRLIRPVFLADGLPDRMLRRFDDMLAMTALFADAPTFPTSLGELPGGPPPVTRSRMDSALRSSILYLAETKRIGEVTATGSSVRTAPAGVPA; encoded by the coding sequence GTGTCTGCTTCCCGTCCCACCGTCCTACTCACCGGCGCCTCGGGCGTCCTCGGCACCGCCCTGCTGGCCGAACTCCCCTCCTCCTGCCATGTGACCGCCCTGGTCCACACCTGCCCCTGCCCGATCGCCGACGATCAGCTCACGGGCGACCTGACCGCCCCCGGCCTCGGTCTGGACCGCGAGACGTACCAGGCCCTGGCCCGCCAGGTCGACGCCGTCGTGCACTGCGCCGCCGTCACCGACTTCACCCGCGGGCCCGAGGCCACCCACGCCACGAACGAGGCCGGCACCCGTGCGGTGGCCGAGTTCGCCGCCGACGCCGGTGCGACGCTCTACCACGTCTCCACCGCGTTCGTGGCCCGGCACGAACTGACCCGCTCACGGCTGGGTCGCGACATCGGGGAAGCCTCCGCCCGGCCAGAGGACTACCTGGACTCCAAACGCGCCGGCGAGCAGGTCGTGCGCGACTCGGGCATACCGGCGGTGATCATCCGTCCGTCGATCGTCATAGGCGACTCCCGCACGGGGCAGATCTCCGCTTTCCAGGGACTGCACAACATCCTGCAGATGCTGCTGCGCGGTCTCATGCCGCTGGTCCCGCTGCCCGCCACCTCACTCATCGACTTCGTCCCGCAGGACTTGGTGGCACGCACCATCTCCGCACTGATCGCCGAGGAACGCCAAGACGGAGAGGTCTGGGTGACCGCCGGGCCGCAGGCGCTCCGCGCCGAACAGGTGATGGACGTGGTCGCCGACACCTGCGCCGAACTCGGACTGATCCGGAAGATGCCCCGCTTCGTCGGCACCGACATGGTCGACCGGCTGATCCGCCCGGTCTTCCTGGCCGACGGTCTCCCGGACCGGATGCTGCGCCGCTTCGACGACATGCTCGCCATGACCGCGCTGTTCGCCGACGCACCCACCTTCCCCACCTCGCTCGGCGAACTGCCGGGCGGGCCGCCGCCGGTGACCCGGTCCAGGATGGACTCGGCGCTGCGCAGCTCGATCCTGTACCTCGCGGAGACCAAGCGGAT